In the genome of Rhodamnia argentea isolate NSW1041297 chromosome 3, ASM2092103v1, whole genome shotgun sequence, one region contains:
- the LOC115754330 gene encoding subtilisin-like protease SBT2.3 — MESISWLLVVLVSMGMVVCTWGQNSSSEAITAVYIVTLKQAPGVHDYGVLKKETNVFRHGGSGKSNRMDKARDRNTSRSGGSSGSYIARVHDSLLRRALKGEKYLKIYSYHYLINGFAVLVTPQQADILSRRREVANVVLDFSVRTATTHTPQFLGLPNGAWALRGGYGSAGEGVVISFIDTGIDPTHPSFADDVSDRPYPVPAHYSGICEVTPDFPSGSCNRKLVGARHFAASAITRGIFNASQDYASPFDGDGHGTHTASVAAGNHGIPVIVSGHHFGNASGMAPRSHIAVYKSLYKSFGGFAADVVAAIDQAAQDGVDIISLSITPNRRPPGIATFFNPIDMALLSAVKAGIFVVQAAGNTGPAPKSISSFSPWIFTVGAAAHDRVYHNSILLGNNQSIAGVGLAPGTDKDTMYRLVSALDALNNDTTISKDMYVGECQDSTNFEPDLVQGNLLICSYSIRFVLGLSTIKQALETANNLSAAGIVFYMDPFVIGFQLNPTPMKIPGIIIPSPDDSKILLQYYNSSVERDGQTKKVVTFGATASILGGLKANYSFSAPKVMYYSARGADPEDSSLTDADILKPNLVAPGNFIWAAWSSVGTDSMEFEGENFAMMSGTSMAAPHIAGLAALIKQNFPSFSPSAIASALSTTASLYVKSGGPIMAQRAYANPDQNQSPATPFDMGSGFVNATAALNPGLILDSSYDDYMSFLCGINGSAPIVWNYTGQSCWAYNNTVSGTDLNLPSITIATLNGSRTVQRTVINIAGNETYSVGWNAPYGVSMKVAPTRFAITNGQKQVLSVFFNATINSSSASFGRIALFGTQDHVANIPLSVIVKISYNSTNT, encoded by the exons ATGGAGAGCATTTCTTGGCTCTTGGTGGTGTTGGTCTCTATGGGGATGGTTGTGTGCACTTGGGGCCAGAATAGTAGCTCGGAAGCAATCACAGCTGTTTACATTGTGACCCTTAAACAAGCTCCTGGTGTCCATGACTATGGAGTGCTAAAGAAGGAGACGAATGTGTTCAGGCATGGAGGTTCGGGGAAATCCAACAGAATGGACAAAGCAAG GGACAGGAACACTTCTCGTTCTGGTGGGAGCTCTGGTTCTTATATTGCTCGAGTTCATGATTCATTATTGAGGAGGGCACTCAAGGGAGAGAAATATCTGAAAATTTACAGCTATCACTACTTAATAAATGGATTTGCGGTGCTTGTCACTCCCCAACAG GCTGACATACTTTCCCGGAGAAGAGAGGTGGCAAACgttgttttggatttttcagtTAGAACAGCAACAACTCATACTCCACAATTTCTTGGTCTACCGAATGGAGCGTGGGCACTACGTGGCGGATATGGCTCAGCTGGAGAAGGAGTTGTGATTAGTTTCATTGACACTGGCATTGATCCGACACACCCAAGCTTTGCCGATGACGTGTCTGACCGTCCATATCCAGTCCCTGCCCATTACTCGGGGATTTGTGAGGTCACCCCAGATTTTCCATCTGGATCTTGCAATAGGAAGCTTGTCGGGGCCCGGCATTTTGCTGCATCTGCTATAACCAGAGGAATTTTCAATGCATCACAGGACTATGCATCGCCATTTGATGGAGATGGTCATGGGAC GCACACAGCTTCAGTTGCAGCAGGAAACCATGGAATTCCAGTTATTGTTTCTGGTCATCACTTTGGGAATGCAAGTGGAATGGCTCCTCGTTCACA caTCGCTGTTTACAAGTCGTTGTATAAGAGCTTTGGAGGCTTTGCTGCTGATGTCGTTGCTGCAATTGACCAG GCTGCTCAGGATGGCGTTGACATAATAAGCTTATCAATCACTCCTAACAGGCGTCCTCCTGGAATTGCAACATTCTTCAATCCCATTGACATGGCTCTGTTGTCAGCAGTAAAAGCTGGCATTTTTGTTGTGCAAGCTGCTGGAAATACTGGGCCTGCACCAAAAAGTATATCTTCCTTCAGTCCATGGATCTTCACTGTTGGCGCTGCTGCTCATGACCGAGTGTACCATAACTCCATACTTCTTGGAAATAACCAATCAATTGCTGGAGTAGGCCTTGCGC CGGGAACCGATAAAGATACGATGTACAGGCTAGTCTCAGCACTCGATGCTCTGAACAATGACACTACAATTTCCAAAGACATGTATGTGGGTGAATGTCAGGACTCCACAAACTTTGAGCCAGACCTTGTCCAAGGGAACCTTTTGATATGCAGCTACTCGATCCGGTTTGTGCTTGGACTCTCCACCATCAAACAGGCCTTAGAAACAGCCAACAACCTCAGTGCAGCTGGTATCGTGTTTTACATGGATCCTTTTGTGATTGGGTTTCAGCTTAATCCAACTCCAATGAAGATCCCTGGCATCATCATTCCATCACCAGATGATTCCAAG ATACTGCTTCAATACTACAATTCTTCTGTGGAGAGGGATGGACAGACAAAAAAGGTTGTTACATTTGGAGCCACTGCTAGCATCTTGGGCGGGCTGAAAGCCAATTACAGcttttctgctccaaaagtcaTGTACTACTCAGCCAGAGGAGCTGATCCAGAAGACAGTTCTCTCACTGACGCAGATATATTGAAACCGAACTTGGTTGCCCCTGGTAATTTCATATGGGCTGCTTGGAGCTCCGTTGGCACTGATTCTATGGAATTCGAAG GTGAGAACTTTGCGATGATGTCTGGGACAAGCATGGCCGCTCCTCATATTGCTGGGCTTGCGGCTCTGATTAAGCAAAATTTCCCAAGTTTTAGTCCTTCTGCCATCGCATCTGCACTTTCTACGACGGCTTCTTTATATGTCAAGTCCGGGGGACCAATAATGGCTCAGCGTGCTTATGCCAACCCAGATCAAAATCAGTCCCCAGCAACACCTTTTGACATGGGCAGCGGTTTTGTGAATGCAACAGCTGCTTTGAATCCGGGACTCATTCTTGACTCCA GTTATGATGATTACATGTCATTTCTGTGTGGCATCAACGGTTCGGCTCCGATTGTTTGGAACTACACTGGCCAAAGTTGTTGGGCTTACAACAACACTGTTAGTGGCACCGACCTGAACTTGCCCTCTATCACAATCGCGACGCTCAACGGCTCTAGGACGGTTCAACGGACAGTCATCAATATTGCGGGAAACGAGACTTACAGTGTCGGTTGGAACGCCCCTTATGGGGTCTCCATGAAGGTGGCTCCAACTCGCTTCGCCATCACCAACGGCCAGAAACAGGTACTGAGTGTCTTCTTCAACGCAACGATCAATAGTTCCTCGGCGAGCTTCGGGAGAATCGCACTGTTTGGAACTCAAGACCACGTCGCAAACATACCATTGTCAGTCATTGTAAAGATCTCTTATAACTCCACTAACACTTGA